CGGTCGAGGAAGAGGAACTGGCCCATGGCGAAGGCCGCCAGGATGACCAGCAGCACCAGCGTCAGCGCCGCGGCGTAGCCCGCGTCCCAGAACTTGAAGCCGACGTCGTAGATGTAATAGAGGAGCAGCGACGTGGCGTTGTCCGGCCCGCCCTTGGTCATCACGATGATGTGGTCCACCAGCCTGAAGGAGTTGATCACGGCGTTGACCAGCACGAAGAGCGTGGTCGGCATCAGCAGCGGGAAGGTCACGCGCCGGAAGAAGTACCAGCGCCCCGCGCCCATGAGCGCGGCCGCCTCGCCCAGGTTGGGCGACATGGACTGGAGCGCCGCCAAGTAGAAGATCATGAAGAAGCCCGCTTCCTTCCAGACCGTGACGACGATGAGGCAGGGGAGCGCGGTGCTCTGGCTGCCGAGCCAGTTGTGGCTCGGCAGGCCGAAGAGCCCCGTGATCTGCTCGAGGAGGCCGTAGCCCGGCGTGTAGAAGAAGAGCCAGATGTTGGCGACTGCGATCATCGGCAGCACCGTCGGCGTGAAGAAGGACAGGCGCAGGAGGCTGCGGCCGGGGATCTTGCCGTTGACCCAGATCGCCATGAGGATCGCCAGCACGATCGACAGCGGAATGGTGGCGAGCGCGTACCAGATGTTATTGCCGAGGACCTGCCAGAACACCGGGTCCTCGACCATCGCCCGGTAGTTGTCGAGCCCCACCCAGACGGATGGACGGCTCGGCTTGGCGGTCGAGAAAAAGCTGTGGTACAGCGTCGCCGCCGTCGGAAAGTGCGTGAACGTCACGAGCAGCAGGGCCGCGGGCAGCAGCAGCAGCCACCCCTGCACGGTCTGGCGATGCACTAGCGCCGGGAAGCCCGCAAGATGCGCTCGGCCTCGCGCTGGGCGTCCTTCATCGCCTGCTCCGCCGTCTTGGTGCCGGTCAGCGCAGCCTGGAGCCCGTCGTTGAGCGCTTTTGTCACGCGTTGGTTGTCGTGCGTCGACAGCTCCGCGACCGCGTACGGTAGCTGGTCGCGCGCCACGGCGGCGGCGGGGAACCCCCCCACGTACTGCTTCATTACCGGCGTCTCCCACGCGTCTGGCCGCACGGCGACGTAGCCCGTGTCGATGCCCCACTGGGCCGCGCGCTGGGGCGAGGTGATCCACTTGATGAACTTGAGCGAGGCCGCCTGCTGGGCGAGCGTGCTCTTCTTGAAGATGTGGAAGTTGCCGCCGCCCGTCGGCGAGCCGCGTCGCTTGCCGGCCGGCAGCATGGCGACGCCGAACTCGAACTTGGCGTTGTTCTTCACGTTGGTCAGGTTGCCCGTGGTCGTCCACATCATCGCGGTCTGGCGCTCGAAGAAGTCCTTCGGCGTCGTGCCCCACTCGATGATGCCCGGGGGCATGACCTTGTGCGTCTTGCTCAGGTCGACCCAGTACTGGAGCGCTTCGACCACGGCGGGCTTGTCGTAGTAGGTCTCGGTGCCGGCCGGGTTCATCAGCAGGACGTCGTTCTGTGTCGTGAAGCCCTGGAAGAGCCAGTAGGGGAAGCCGGAGGACGGCACCTTCAGCCCCCACTGCGTGACGTTGCCGCTCGCGTCGCGCTTCGTCAGCTTCTTGGCGTATTCGATCTGCTCCGCCCAGTTCGCCGGCGCGCGATTCGGGTCGAGCCCCGCCTCCTTGAACAGCTCCTTGTTCCAATAGATGACGATCGTCGAGCGTTGGAAGGGGATGCCCCAGGTCTTGCCGCCCGTCTGGCTGTTGAGCATGAAGGCCGGAAAGAAGCCCTTGAGCCACGTCTTGTCCTCGGCGCTGGTCGCGATGTCGTCGAAGGGGATGACGGCGTCTTCGTCGATGATCGTGAACATGTCGGTCGAGAGCAGCACCGACATCTGGGGCGCCTCGCCGCTCTTGAGCGCCGTCAGCACCTTGACGATGGTCTCCTGGTAGGTGCCGGCGTAGATCGGCTTGACCTTGATGCCCGGGTTCTCTTTCTGGAAGTCCGCCGCGAGGCCATCGATGATCTTGGTTACAGGGCCCCCGACGGCCACGGGGTAGTAGAAGGACACCTCGACCGGCTGCTGGGCCGCGGCGGGAAGCGCGCCGCCCGCGAAGCAGGCAAGCAGCAGTGCGGCAGTCACGCGTGCGATGGCATTGACGATCATGTGCGTTCTCCTCCTCGTTGAGAATCGAATACGTGGACCGCGTCCTTGCTCCATGTCAGGTGGACCGGCGTGCCGGCCGGCAGCTCGACCCGTCCGGAGGCCCGCACTGCGAGCGTCTGGGCGCCGACGGCGCAGGTCAGGATCGAATCGGCGCCGAGGTACTCCACGGTCGTGACGAGGGCGGCGAGCCCGCCGTCGATTGCCAGGCGTATCTCCTCGGGTCGCACTCCCAGCAGGAGCCCGGCACCGGGTCCCGGCAGGACGGTTGGGCCCGTACTGCCCTCGATGACCGCGCCGCTGGGGCCGTCGGCGAGAGTCAGCACGTTCATGGGCGGCGTGCCGATGAAGCGCGCGGCGAAGACCGTGGCGGGGCGCGCGTACAGCTCCGCCGGCGTGGCGTCCTGCTCGACGCGCCCGTCGCGCAGAAGGATGACCTGGTCGGCCATGCTCATGGCCTCGGTCTGGTCGTGCGTGACGTACACCATCGTGACGCCGAGCTTCTGCTGGAGGCTCCTGATCTCGCGCCGCATCTCGAGGCGGAGCTGGGCGTCGAGGTTGGAGAGCGGCTCGTCCATGAGGCACACGGCCGTCTCGGCGATGATGGCGCGGCCGAGGGCCACGCGCTGCTGCTGGCCTCCCGAGAGCTGTGACGGCTTGCGATCGAGCAGGCCGTCCAAGCCGAGCAGGTCCGCCACGCGCTTGAGCCGCTCCACGCGCTCGGCCGCGGGCACGCGGCGCACCCGCAGGCCGAAGACGATGTTCTCCGCGACCGACAGGTGCGGGAAGAGCGCGTACGACTGGAAGACCATGGAAAGTTTCCGTTGCGCCGGAGGCAGGTGCGTGACGTCAGCGCCGCCGATCAGGACCGTGCCGCCCGAGACCTGCTCGAGCCCCGCGATGAGCCGGAGTGTCGTGGACTTGCCGCAGCCCGAAGGGCCGAGCAGCACCAGCATCTTGCCCGCGGCCGCCTCGAAGCTGACGTCGTCCACGGCGCGGGTTGCGCCCCAGAAACGGCTTATGTGATTGACGGAGATCGCCGACACTCGGGGGTCCGGCTACGAGGCGCGGCGCTTGTTGCTGACGTAGTCCACGAGGACGTACTCGCCGAGGCGCTCCGGGGTGGCGAAGAAGGCGCGGCCGCGGTTGATCTTCGTCATCTGCTCGACGAACGCCGCCAGCATCGCGCTCCGCTCGAGCATGAAGGTGTTGATGGTGATGCCCTCGCGCGTGCAGCGCTGGACTTCCCTGAGCGTCTCCTGGAGCGTCCGCCGCGTCGGCGGGTAGGAGAACTCCGCTTCTCCGTCCTCCATGTGCGCCGTCGGCTCGCCGTCGGTGATCATGATGATCTGCTTGTTGCCGCCCTTCTGGCGCCCAAGGAGCGTGCGGGCGAGCATCAAGGCCGCGTGCATGTTGGTGCCGATGTTGGTCCCGCTGGGGGACAGCTCGGGCAGCTCCGCGGCTTTGAACTCGCGGGCGTAGAGCGAGAAGCCCACGATGTGTAGGCTGTCGCGCGGGAACTGGCCGCGGATCAGGGCGTGGAGCGCCAGCGCCACCTTCTTGGCCGGCAGGAAGCAGCCGTTGTAGAGCATCGAGCGGCTGAGGTCGAGCAGGACGACCGTGGCCGCCTGCGTCGACAGCTCGGTGCGCCAGACCTCGAAGTCATCCGGCGAGAGCCGGACGGGCGTGCCCGGGCCGCCGCGCTCGACCGCGTGCATGAGCGTGGACCGGAGATCTAGCAGGAAGGGGTCGCCGAACTCGTAGCGCTTGGCGTCGTCGGTGCGGTCGCCGCCGGCGCCGCGACGCGAGACGGCGTGGCGGCCGAAGCGGTCGCGCTTGAGGTGGTCGAAGACGTCGCGGAGCGCTTTGTCGCCGATCTTGCGGATGGCCCGCGCCGTCAGCTGGAGCTTCCCGCCCTTGTTCTCCAGGTATCCTGCCTCCTCGAGCT
This genomic stretch from Candidatus Methylomirabilota bacterium harbors:
- a CDS encoding VWA domain-containing protein, producing REMMRDLNNMLRERAQGGEPDFQSFKDKWGQNFPGVESLDQLLEQMGKQMGQMQSLMQSLTPGQRQQLQDMMQSLFAKDERLEAEMAQLAMNLEDLLPMDALRRPYDFKGDENLSMKEAMRVMEELQEMDQLERQLRRAKDPGDLDKIDKDDIERLLGEEAARDLQKLRELAKKLEEAGYLENKGGKLQLTARAIRKIGDKALRDVFDHLKRDRFGRHAVSRRGAGGDRTDDAKRYEFGDPFLLDLRSTLMHAVERGGPGTPVRLSPDDFEVWRTELSTQAATVVLLDLSRSMLYNGCFLPAKKVALALHALIRGQFPRDSLHIVGFSLYAREFKAAELPELSPSGTNIGTNMHAALMLARTLLGRQKGGNKQIIMITDGEPTAHMEDGEAEFSYPPTRRTLQETLREVQRCTREGITINTFMLERSAMLAAFVEQMTKINRGRAFFATPERLGEYVLVDYVSNKRRAS
- a CDS encoding ABC transporter substrate-binding protein — its product is MIVNAIARVTAALLLACFAGGALPAAAQQPVEVSFYYPVAVGGPVTKIIDGLAADFQKENPGIKVKPIYAGTYQETIVKVLTALKSGEAPQMSVLLSTDMFTIIDEDAVIPFDDIATSAEDKTWLKGFFPAFMLNSQTGGKTWGIPFQRSTIVIYWNKELFKEAGLDPNRAPANWAEQIEYAKKLTKRDASGNVTQWGLKVPSSGFPYWLFQGFTTQNDVLLMNPAGTETYYDKPAVVEALQYWVDLSKTHKVMPPGIIEWGTTPKDFFERQTAMMWTTTGNLTNVKNNAKFEFGVAMLPAGKRRGSPTGGGNFHIFKKSTLAQQAASLKFIKWITSPQRAAQWGIDTGYVAVRPDAWETPVMKQYVGGFPAAAVARDQLPYAVAELSTHDNQRVTKALNDGLQAALTGTKTAEQAMKDAQREAERILRASRR
- a CDS encoding sugar ABC transporter permease, with amino-acid sequence MHRQTVQGWLLLLPAALLLVTFTHFPTAATLYHSFFSTAKPSRPSVWVGLDNYRAMVEDPVFWQVLGNNIWYALATIPLSIVLAILMAIWVNGKIPGRSLLRLSFFTPTVLPMIAVANIWLFFYTPGYGLLEQITGLFGLPSHNWLGSQSTALPCLIVVTVWKEAGFFMIFYLAALQSMSPNLGEAAALMGAGRWYFFRRVTFPLLMPTTLFVLVNAVINSFRLVDHIIVMTKGGPDNATSLLLYYIYDVGFKFWDAGYAAALTLVLLVILAAFAMGQFLFLDRRVHYQ
- a CDS encoding ABC transporter ATP-binding protein encodes the protein MSAISVNHISRFWGATRAVDDVSFEAAAGKMLVLLGPSGCGKSTTLRLIAGLEQVSGGTVLIGGADVTHLPPAQRKLSMVFQSYALFPHLSVAENIVFGLRVRRVPAAERVERLKRVADLLGLDGLLDRKPSQLSGGQQQRVALGRAIIAETAVCLMDEPLSNLDAQLRLEMRREIRSLQQKLGVTMVYVTHDQTEAMSMADQVILLRDGRVEQDATPAELYARPATVFAARFIGTPPMNVLTLADGPSGAVIEGSTGPTVLPGPGAGLLLGVRPEEIRLAIDGGLAALVTTVEYLGADSILTCAVGAQTLAVRASGRVELPAGTPVHLTWSKDAVHVFDSQRGGERT